The stretch of DNA TGCATTTGCAGAAAAACCAGCTTTTGCCGTATGTGCTAGAAGTCGATATCGATACTACTCCAATGCACTTGACCCAGATATGGATTCCTTAAGCTACGAACTTGTGCCTGCCATCAGGACCAACCAGATGCCACTGAATTATGAGTCTGGTTTTTCGGGCAGCTCTCCGCTGCCGGGAGCTGCTGTTAATCCATCGTATGCAGATGTTGTACTAAACCCATCAACAGGATTTTTAGCGTACGATTTCCCTATCGGTCTGCAAGGTAGATGGACAGTTGAAGTGGATGTGACTGCTTGGCGTTGCGGTCAGCGAATTGCCAGGGCATCAAGGGACATGATGATTACCGCTGGATTCTGTCAGGTATCGAACACCGCTCCGGTTATTTCTGAACCCAATTGGTTGCTACCGATGGGAAGTACTGGGTACCATGTGACGGTTGTGGCCGGTGACACGGTCAATTTTTCTGTAATGGCAGAAGACACCAACTATATTTCTGGCGTGTTTCAAGATATGGGTTTTAGAGCCGAGGGACTTCAATTTGGGACAGGGTTCACGGATGCTAACACTGGATGCCTGAATGCGCCATGTGCTACTCTTTCTGGAGCAGTGCCGCCTACAATTGCCAATGGTTCGGCACTTACGACCACATTCAATTGGGTTACTAGTTGCGATCATGTTGTTCAGCAGGGAGAGTGCGGAACCCCTTCGACCACGTACAATTTCTTGTTCAAATATGTGGACGACTTCTGTCCGTTCAGTGCTAGTGATGCGATGAATGTTTCGATAACCGTAGTGGCAGATTCGGTTTTAAACAGTCCACAGCCTCATTGCGTAAGTGTTCTTGAAAATGGAGATCTGAAATTGTGGTGGGAACCGGTGAGCGATCCTTTTTCTCCTTCCGTTTTTGATGCATACATTATTGAGCACGCTATAAATGCTGATGGTCCGTACCAAGAGGTTGGTAGTGTTGAGGATATCAATATCACGGAATTTGTACATGATGCTGCAAATCTGGTGTTGGCACCAAGTGCAATTGGACCGAATCATTATCGAATAAGAACTAGGTCTGGTTGTGACGGACGGGCAGTTTCGGCTGCTGTGCAAACAGTTTCGTACATTTTTCTTTCGGTGGCAAGCGTTGATACAATCGTTTCTCTATCGTGGACAACTTTGGCCGATCCACCTTTGGCTTCATCCAACGGGAATGGCCAAGTCCTGTATATGGTTTATCGCGAATATCCAGCCGGGAATTGGCAGATGATCGGAACTACTTTGGACACCCTCTTCTCTGATGTGCGAATAGATGGTCCGAGTGCGACCAATTATCGGATTGAGCTAAGCGATGCCCTTCCGTGTTCATCCATTTCCAATGTTGATGGATATGTTTTTGATGGTGTTTCGAGTGTTGAAAATCTGATCGGGTTGCATTTGCAGCCAAATCCTAATTCAGGCATGTTCTCCGTATCAACCAGCAGCACGGTGATACTTGGTTTCCGAATACTGGATGTTTCTGGAAGGGTGCTACGAGAAGAGCAGCTATCAAGAGCAACAGATAGGATGATGATTGAAAGTGACCTACCATCAGGAGCGTACATTCTTCATCTGAATACTGAAAGAGGTGTAGCGATGCAGAAGGTGACCATTATGAAGTGATCACTTCGGGCGATGTTTGTTTAAATGATTCCCTCGCCCTGATCCTTTCTGCTTGCAGGCGATCGAAGTGTGACGTCAGATGTGAGATACGAGACGTCAGGTATCAGACTTTGGGTGGGGAACGCTTCGGTTTGGTGGAGTGAAGTTTCTAGAACGTGTACTGATAGCCCAATCGGATGCTGACACCGGGTTTGAAGGATGTGAAGATCTGATCTTCTGCCTTGTAGGAGCGGTAAACGAGTGTTCTATCATCGTTCAACAGGTTCTGTACCCGAATAGAAATCTGTGACTTCCGTTTCTCTCCAAGATTGACATATGCATTGAAATTGAGGCTGTGAAAAGCCAGGGTATAAACGTCTGGCACACGGCCCGAACCGATGATACTCAACTGGTCGCCTTGTACGTTGTAGGCCAACGATACGGTTCCGCGATTTTCTCCGAACTCGTAGGAGATGCTTCCATTTACCGCGTAAGGCGATTGCCCCGACATGGTTCGGAAGCGGTTGATGGTCTCACCATCGCGTGCACTGCTCTGGCGAAGTTCCAATTCTGTTCCACCATCATTGTCGACCAATACACTGCTCATATCGACCATGGAATGTACAATGGAAGCATTTGCTGCAAAGAAGAAACCTTGCAAAAATTTGGATGAGGTGTGCTGGCGCAGTCCTTTTCTTATCTCAAACTCACCACCGAAAACCTGCGCAATTCCTGAGTTGCGCGGCTTGAGGTTATCTGGAGCTGTTTCGAAGGATACCAATTCAATATGACCATCAAAACGCTTGTAGAAACCGGAAACGGAGAGCATGTCTTTACCTCCAATGAAAAATTCGTAGCGCAGGTCGGCATTGTCGATGTTGGTGAGCTTAAGGTCGAGGTTACCGGAGAACGTACGCTTGGTGATGGGATCGTAGATCTCGGCCTCGGACTTTTCTTTGAAGGATGGTCGGGCAATTGTTCTGCTGTAACCTGCGCGGAGGTTCATCTTTGGTGTAACCTTGTAAACGATGTTCAGAGCAGGAAGAATGCTCAACGCGTTGAGGGTCTTCTCGTTGAGGTAACGAACCGTGTTGTTCTGGTTTACGCCATCGTAGAACATGAGGGTATGCTCCAATCGCACACCGTAGATCAGGTTCAGTTTCTTCTTTACCTGCTGCTCGGCCATTAAATAAGCTGCTGCAATGTTCTGAGTGGCCTCGTATTGGTTGGCCGGTTGAAAATTACCGATGGTGTATGTACCCTCTCTGTAATTTGTGCTTGATGGGTCTGAAGACCAGATATTGTCGTCTTGCAGGAACCAATCGGGATCTATGCTGATATCGCTCAGATTGGTAGGTCTATGTTTGTAGGAGTACACACTGAAGGTTCTGCTCTTATAGGTATCTGCCGCGCCAACTTTGACCGAAATGTTCTCGTGGAGCTTGATCTTGGCATCGAAACGGAAGGATTCGTTGAATTCGTTGAGATCTCTCCAAAAACGGTCAATTCCTGCACCATTTCCGGTTGAAAGGGCCGTATCTCCGTCTGTGATTGAAATTCTGGTCTCTCTGAAATCGGGGTCATAAACACGCGAAATGGAAAGTGAGTTGCCCCACTCCAATTCGGCTATTCCCACCCTGTGCGAACCTGTAAGCTGAAAATTGCCAAGGCTTCGCTGCGTATAGGTGAGAACGTCTTCGACCAGTGTGGACTGGTTCTGTTCAAAATCCTGATTGATTCGTTTTGCAGCTGTGGATTCGCTGCTCTGATTGTAAAGCAAGGTGGCGGTATAACTACTTTTCTTGCGTTTCATGCTTCCGGTGAGAAGTGCGTTCCACATGATGTTCTCCTTTCCAACATCGCCAACTCTAGTCCGTTGTCTGTCGAGTTCAATGCCGCTCAATTGTTGATCTTTGAGGTAATCGTTTGCTTGAAATCCTTCGTAGAAATTGCGTTCGTTTGAATATCGGAACACGAAATTGTACCCGAAGGTGGGGCCATCTTCCTTATTTATCTGATTGCCGTGATTTACAGTGAAGGAAGAATTCATGAAAGCGAACTGCCTTTTAGTGGCCAATTCTGAATTGAAGCTTCGGGTGATCCGTTCCAATTCTGGATTCACCAAAGATTCATTGGGAACATTTGCCTCTCCATTTATTGGGAGTTTTCGCAATCCATCATCAAAGCCCAGCCAATCGAGTTTTCCTTTGGTGTAAGAGATGTAATTGCTGTTGAAATGCTGTCCTGGAATGTAAGTGAAGTTGACACCGATCTGGGTAGTCTTCTCTTCTGGGAATTTCTTGGTGACCACATTCACCAATCCGCCCGTAAAATCTCCATCGAGGTCTGGTGAGAATGATTTTGAAACGGATACGTTCTCCAATACTGCCGTTGGAAAAATGTCGATCTGAACAGCGTTGACATCGGGATCCAATCCTGGCAAGGTCATTCCATTGAGAACAGATTTGGTGTATCTATCGCCCAAACCACGTACGTAAACGTATTTGCCATCCTGCACGGTAACACCTGTAACACGCCTGATGGCACCGGAAAGGTCTGAATCTCCCACCTTGCGGAACGATTGAGCAGAAAGACCATCTGTGACCACCGTGGCGTTCTTCATTTCCATGAGTACACCTGCTTCGGAATTCTTCCTAACGGTTGCCACCACTTCTACCATGGCCACTTGCTGTGTGGCCATTTCCAACACGGCATCGAGTTTGGTGACTTCGCCTTCTTTCACTTCTACATCCTTAAAGATCTGATCGGCAAAGGAGATGTATGAGACCTTTACCTCATATGTACCAGGTTCGATGGTAATGGAAAAATTACCGTCAAAATCGGTGGTGGCACCTACACCTGATAGTGCTGGAATGGTGACGTTGGCTCCGATAAGTGGCCCACCGAACTGTCCATCGCCAATATTTCCGCGGATAAAGCCTTTTTGCTGTCCGAAAGCGGCTAAACAAGCCACCGAAAAAAGCAAGGATAAGAACAGATTTTTCATTTTTCCCTAGGTTGAAAAGTTGCGCAAGAATAAAGCAAAGAAGCCCCGCAACTTTCGTTGCGAGGCATCCTTAACAATAACTTAAGCTAGGTATTAAAGCTCTCCTCTTGTACCTGCAGCTCCCCAAGAGAACTTGCTGGCGTAGTCGTAAGAAGCACCTGAACCTGAAGTAATGGCATCAGCAGCAGTTACCTGTGAAGCAGCCAATTCAGTTGGGCACAAAGATGGCACTGGTGGCGTAGCAGTAAGGTTTTCTAGCGCATCATACACCTTTACTCCGCTGAAGCTACAGTTTGTAAAAATCAAAGATTGAGCACCACTTGGGGCAGTAAGATACTTGTATGCATCGCTCTTGTGGCCACAAGAACCATCGAATCCAGTTCTGAACTTCACTGCTTTTCCGCCCAATGAAGAGTAATCGAATGTTACGTTGGTAACGTTTCCTTGAGCCTTTGATTTGAAATCTCCTGCAGAACCGTCTGAAGAGCCCATTGACTTGCAGATTCCGTTAGATACTGTAAACTGTCCGTTTACGTTGGTAGTTCCTTCTGGACCATCGATCTCAAGACCTTCATCCGTTCCGATTCCGTCTCCGTGAAGAACAGCGAATCCGTTGATCGTTCCTGAGTAGTTCATGTCAATATCAAGACCATCGTCTCCTTGGTAGAAAACAAGTGCATCGTCAATATCAACTGTTCCACCGAAACACTCGATACCGTCATCAAGCGTAGCGTAGATTTCGATATTGCTGATAGTTGTTCCTGTTCCAACACCGCCAAGTGTAAGACCGTTCAACTCGTTTCCTTCACCAATGGTGATTCCACCATGACGGATTGAAACGTAGTTCAAGATACCTGAGTCATCTCCGGCATTGCTTCCTCCGAAAAGACCGTAGCCTAAATTGGCAGGAATCCCTTCGATGTTTGCTTCCGTGTCACCATTCTCGGCAGAGATAGGCGCGCTTCCAAGAATGACAACTCCACCCCACTTTTCGTTATCTGTCTTAGTAAGGTTAGAACCTACTTTCTCTCCCAGTTGAATGTTATCCAACTCTGAAGTGAAAATGATTGGCGCAGCGGCAGTACCGTTAGCAATGATTCTTCCACCTCTTGCAACTACAAGTGCAGAAGCATTTGTTTCAATTCCTTCTTTCCCTTTGATGATGGCACCTGCTTCAATCGTAAGTGTTACACCACTTGGAACGACAACTCTACCTTGGAGGTAATAGATTCTGTTAGCATCCCAAGTTTCGTCTGCTGAAAGTTCACCGGATTTTACAGCATCGTCATAGGTACATGAGCCATCGCTCTTGTCAGCATCAGCATCATAGTTGCTGGCCGTTGGGTCAGTACATCCTTCCTTCTTTGTGCAAGAAGGCAAAAGCGCAATACTGGTAGCAAGACCAATTACTGCAACGAAATTCAGGTAACTTCTTTTCATTTTAAATGATTGTTTGGTTTTCGTTTTAAATCCGATGCAAATCAATCATTAGTATGTTACCACCACCCTTGTTGATCCTTACAATAGAATTATGGTTGTGTTACCTAAACATTAAGGGTTAGAAGAAGCACTTAACGATCATAGGACAATGGAAGAAAATGCCCAGTTTCAGGGCAAAAGAAATGGGATTTTTATTCCCAAAGAATGGGAAAACCGATCATGCGTTCTTTTCGAGCAGGCTGATGAGCTGCGGTGCAGCCACTACTCCACTTTGACGCCAAAGCATTTTACCTTTCTTGAATATCATCAAGGTCGGTACGCCTTGAATCTGATATTTGGCAGCCACTTTCGGGTTCTTATCCACATCCACTTTCAAGATGGTGGCTCTTCCACCGATTTTTTTGGAAACGTCTTGCAGGATAGGCCCCATCATTTTACATGGACCGCACCAGGTTGCATGAAAGTCGATAAGAACTGGCTTATCTGAATTGATGATCTCGTTGAAATTTGCCATCTCTAGCTGTTTTTGAATTTTATACTCCAAATGCCGCGGAGTTCGTCCACGGAATATCCTCTTGCCTTATCGTTCGGGTAAAGACTGTCTAACTCAGAAACAAGTTCTGGCTGCATGTTTTTGGGATTGCCGTGACAGGTAAGACACATTCCTCCCGTAAAAATGGGTGCGTAGAAGTTCTTGTGTCCTTCTGCATCTATGGCAACTTTGGGCAGCACCGGTTCTCCAGCTTCAAGCAAGCGTTTGAAATCTGCCAATACGTCCAACTCCTTTGCATTAGGCTCGTTTTTCGGATTTCGGTTCTTATCTGACACGCGTTTTACTTCCGTACTGTATTTGGTGGAATAGATATCGGTCAGTTCCATTGCCTGAGCGTTGCAGAATTTCACGGCATTCACAGGCCCACCTTCCTGCATCGCTTTCATCAGGTTTGCCTTCAGTGTTGATTGCACCGTATCCGAAATCTCCTTTCCCAATTTGAGGTAGGTGATCTCATCAGGTCCAGTTACGTACTGTACGTTTTTCACCACCTTTTCAGGTTGCTTTTCGGCACAGCTCTGCATCATTGCAGTAGCTATGCCCAGAACAAAAACTATCAGCCAAATACTTCTCATACTATGGTTTTACGGTTGGTTTCTTCGCACTTTTCCATGCGTCCATTCCTCCCTTCAGATTATATACTTCTTTAAAGCCCAATTCTTTCATTTTGGCCATGGCCTGTCCGCTTCTTCCGCCCACTTTGCAATAAACAGCCACTGGTTTTTCCTTATCCAATTTGGCAAGGTTTGTTTCAAATGAAGGTTCGTAAATATTGAACATGTTCGCTCCTTCCATGATGCCTTCGTTCCATTCTGCTGGAGTTCTCACATCTACTACTTGAGCGCCATCCAAATGTTTCGCAAATTCTTCTACGTTGACGTTTTCTGCAATCGAACCATCTGCCGATGCTTTATTCTGTCCGTTTGAACAAGAAACCATGACCAACGCCATGAAAAAAACTGTACTGATCTGTGCTATGTATTTCATTTTTCTATTGTTTGATGATTTTGTGAATTTCTGTTTGAATTAAAATAAAAGTTCTTTTCCGAGGATGTAAATGCCCATGATGAGTACGAACCAACCAAATGCAGGTTTTAGTTTATCTCCAGGCACGAAGCTGGAAAGTTTTGTTCCGATGAAAATACCTACAACCGACAGACCAGAGAAAATAAGTAAGAATTTCCAGTCGATGGCCTGATTCTGCACATCACCCAAAAATCCGATGAGTGAATTGACAGCAATGATGGTAAGAGAGGTCCCGATGGCGCTTTTCATTGGCAGATTGGACAGAATGACCAATGCCGGAATGATCAAAAAACCTCCACCAGCGCCAACCATTCCTACCAATACACCGATGATCAGACCTTCAATTAACAGTAACGGGTAGTTGTATTTGATACCGACAACCGCTTTGCTGGATTCGCTTCTTCCGCGAATCATGGAATACGATGCAGCCACCATCATAACGGCAAACAAGGCCATGATTCCCATGTTGCGCGTGAGAATAAAATCTCCGATCTGGAAAATCTCTTCTGGGATGGCAGGGACCAACACCTTTCGCGCGAAATAAACTGCCACAATGGATGAGGCCCCGAACACAAGTGCGGTTTTGAGATCGACAAATCCCTGTTTGAAATAGCCTCCGGCCCCAACTAGTGCCGTAAGTCCCACAATGAATAATGAATAACCGGTGGCAGCGACCGGATCGATGTCCAATAGGTAAACCAGTACAGGCACAGTAAGAATAGAACCACCTCCGCCCAACAAACCGAGAGTCATCCCAATTACCACTGCCATTATCCAACCTACTATTGTCATTATCGTCTACGTGTCAACGAAGGTAGCTTGGCTTGGTTCGGTTGGTTGTGACGGTTGTCACAAAATAGCATGTGACCTCAATTTGGATCACCGAACTGAGGATCAGATACGAATGACTGATCCGTGAGCGATCTGAGAAAAGCCACAAGATCGATCTTCTGTTGCTCGGTAAGATTCAATGGTTTGACATCAGGACTTTGATTCGGATGCCCCGCTCCACCCGAATTGAAATGGTGGACAACCTCCTCCAACGATTGCAAACTACCATCGTGCATGTATGGAGCCGTGAGTTCTACATTCCGCAAGCTCGGAACCTTGAACTTGCCTTTATCCTCTTCTAAATGAGATATGCGCGCTCGGCCAGAATCGGCATAATTCAAATAAAGGCCAATGTTCTCGTAAGCGTAATTCGTGAAAAGTGGCGGTTCATGGCAGCTCGTACAACTGGCCTCGTTGGAGAAAAAGATGTTCTTGCCTCTGATCTCTGATGCAGAAAGGGAATTGGCAATTCCTTGATATTCGTATTGGTCGAACCTAGAATTTCCGCTAAGCAAAGTCCGTTCAAAACTGGCAATTGCGCGTGAAATGCCAAAAGCATCTGGTTCTCGACCGTATGCTTCTGCAAACATGCGTTTGTATTCGTCATCATCCGCAATCCTTTCCAAAAAACCTGCAATGGTGAAGTTCATTTCGGTTGGAGAAAAAATGGGAGCTTGAGATTGCAATTCCAAGGTTGCCACTCCCCCATCGAAAAACAAATGCGGAGCATAACCTATGTTGGCAAGCGTTGGTGCATTGCGCATTCCAAGAGCGTCATTCACCCCTAAACTTATCGGGAATCCATCTGTAAATGCCTTTCCGATCTGATGACAGGAACTACAGGAAACCGAAGAATCGGACGATAGTAATGGTTCGTAAAAGAGTTTCCTCCCTAGATCGATTCTCGCCTGTGTGAGTTGGTTTTCGGCAGGAATTCCCAACTCTGGAAACCAATTTGGAATAGCTAGTTGGTACGGGACAGGCTCGTCTGTTTGGCACGATGCGACCAACAGAAAAAACACACCCCAAAGCCATTTCGGAATGCGCTTTCTGTAGTTCATCGCAAACTATTACTGTATGCTGAATGCCGCGTCAACATTGGAAACCATCAGCGTTGCCAAAGCCGGATTATTGGTTGTATGGGTAGAACGGGTGGCAATTTCACCCGTCATATTGGTGCCATCAAGTAGTTTCAACCAATCTACATTAATGTCTATGGTAACGCCCGAAGCAACCGAGTTGACCTCGGTTACAAAGTCCATATCCACCCGATGCATGTCTGTACCAACATGGAAAATGAACGGAGCATTTGCTGTACCGTCCATTGCAGCAGATGTATCTACTTGCCCTTCGAGCACGAAGAAGATATAGCCTGGATCCCAACCCCAATGCATGTGATCGGGATTATTGGATGAAAGTGCGCTAGTTCCAGCAAATGTTGCCGGATCGAGGTGATTCGAGACGCTATCAACCCCAGCACTGAAACTAATGGACGTGTAGGTGTCAATCGGTAGATATCCAAGATTGTAGTCCTGTACATCAGCTTTAAGCAAAATGTGAGCATCCAATGGTTTGTAGACGTTTCCCGTACCATTGAATGAAAAATTACTCATGTACATCTGCGCACGTGTGTATTTTATCTTTCGACCGCTGCTTGTGATAGCGACCAACCCAAACTCAAAATCTCTGTTCCCGAGTTTAGAATGAAATGCCAAATTCAGGTTGTCTGCCAGATAGACGCAACTTCCATCATCACTCTTGGCGTCCGGGTCGTAATTAATAGCAGTTGGATCAACACATCCATCCGAATTACAGGAGGAAAAACCCGCAGCAACAACACCAACTAACAGTAATAGAATCAGCTTTTTCATTTTCGTTTAGTTCTTATTCAAAGTTCATCAATTGGTGGCGAATAGACGTGCCTTTCATCACACTAAGGATTGGAGTCGCTGAAATCAGGATTCTGTATAAATCCTTGATCCGTAAACGTTTTCAAGAATGCGATCAAGTCCTGTTTATCCTGTACGGTTAGTTGAGCCCCACCATTTGCCACCAATTCCATTAAGGGGTCAATTGTTGCCGATTGCAGAATGTGTTCGCTGTAGTGATCCACCACTTGTTCCAAGGTAAAGAAACGACCATCGTGCATGTAAGGTGCGGTCATCTCAATATTCCGAAGCGTTGGCGTTCTGAAGTGACCTTTATCCGAATCATCTCCGGTTACCAGATAACGGCCTTCATCAGCGCTGAAATCAACGTCCATACCATTGTTGTGGAACTTATTATCCGTGATAAAGCCTCCCAAACCGTGACAATGGAAACAATCGGCTCCTTCACCATTATACAGCACAAAGCCATGTAGTTCCTGCTCTGTGAGCTGGATAGCCTGCTGATTATACCACTGATCGAATCTAGACCCGCCAGATATCAGCGTACGTTCGAACTGAGCAATTGCCTTTGCCACAGAGAGCGAATCGATGTTATCAATGTCATACGCCTGCTTGAATAGAAGTTTGTATTCCTCATTAGCATTCAATTTGGCCTCCACTTCAGGCC from Flavobacteriales bacterium encodes:
- a CDS encoding T9SS type A sorting domain-containing protein, with the translated sequence MPKFRHCILLVVFIVSMLGNERVKAAHIIGGDIYWECISDGPDAGKTVFYVSLYRDCSVNTFVTSEQEIRIINHPSLLILSIHLISQEDVSNSACGYTCESGQFGTVEKLTYASDPIAITGTPPAEGYRIEYAKCCRGQSDNITNGPNEEVYFSATMYPFEGREMYPCYDSSPAFAEKPAFAVCARSRYRYYSNALDPDMDSLSYELVPAIRTNQMPLNYESGFSGSSPLPGAAVNPSYADVVLNPSTGFLAYDFPIGLQGRWTVEVDVTAWRCGQRIARASRDMMITAGFCQVSNTAPVISEPNWLLPMGSTGYHVTVVAGDTVNFSVMAEDTNYISGVFQDMGFRAEGLQFGTGFTDANTGCLNAPCATLSGAVPPTIANGSALTTTFNWVTSCDHVVQQGECGTPSTTYNFLFKYVDDFCPFSASDAMNVSITVVADSVLNSPQPHCVSVLENGDLKLWWEPVSDPFSPSVFDAYIIEHAINADGPYQEVGSVEDINITEFVHDAANLVLAPSAIGPNHYRIRTRSGCDGRAVSAAVQTVSYIFLSVASVDTIVSLSWTTLADPPLASSNGNGQVLYMVYREYPAGNWQMIGTTLDTLFSDVRIDGPSATNYRIELSDALPCSSISNVDGYVFDGVSSVENLIGLHLQPNPNSGMFSVSTSSTVILGFRILDVSGRVLREEQLSRATDRMMIESDLPSGAYILHLNTERGVAMQKVTIMK
- a CDS encoding TonB-dependent receptor, with the translated sequence MKNLFLSLLFSVACLAAFGQQKGFIRGNIGDGQFGGPLIGANVTIPALSGVGATTDFDGNFSITIEPGTYEVKVSYISFADQIFKDVEVKEGEVTKLDAVLEMATQQVAMVEVVATVRKNSEAGVLMEMKNATVVTDGLSAQSFRKVGDSDLSGAIRRVTGVTVQDGKYVYVRGLGDRYTKSVLNGMTLPGLDPDVNAVQIDIFPTAVLENVSVSKSFSPDLDGDFTGGLVNVVTKKFPEEKTTQIGVNFTYIPGQHFNSNYISYTKGKLDWLGFDDGLRKLPINGEANVPNESLVNPELERITRSFNSELATKRQFAFMNSSFTVNHGNQINKEDGPTFGYNFVFRYSNERNFYEGFQANDYLKDQQLSGIELDRQRTRVGDVGKENIMWNALLTGSMKRKKSSYTATLLYNQSSESTAAKRINQDFEQNQSTLVEDVLTYTQRSLGNFQLTGSHRVGIAELEWGNSLSISRVYDPDFRETRISITDGDTALSTGNGAGIDRFWRDLNEFNESFRFDAKIKLHENISVKVGAADTYKSRTFSVYSYKHRPTNLSDISIDPDWFLQDDNIWSSDPSSTNYREGTYTIGNFQPANQYEATQNIAAAYLMAEQQVKKKLNLIYGVRLEHTLMFYDGVNQNNTVRYLNEKTLNALSILPALNIVYKVTPKMNLRAGYSRTIARPSFKEKSEAEIYDPITKRTFSGNLDLKLTNIDNADLRYEFFIGGKDMLSVSGFYKRFDGHIELVSFETAPDNLKPRNSGIAQVFGGEFEIRKGLRQHTSSKFLQGFFFAANASIVHSMVDMSSVLVDNDGGTELELRQSSARDGETINRFRTMSGQSPYAVNGSISYEFGENRGTVSLAYNVQGDQLSIIGSGRVPDVYTLAFHSLNFNAYVNLGEKRKSQISIRVQNLLNDDRTLVYRSYKAEDQIFTSFKPGVSIRLGYQYTF
- the trxA gene encoding thioredoxin, whose protein sequence is MANFNEIINSDKPVLIDFHATWCGPCKMMGPILQDVSKKIGGRATILKVDVDKNPKVAAKYQIQGVPTLMIFKKGKMLWRQSGVVAAPQLISLLEKNA
- a CDS encoding DUF3365 domain-containing protein, with amino-acid sequence MRSIWLIVFVLGIATAMMQSCAEKQPEKVVKNVQYVTGPDEITYLKLGKEISDTVQSTLKANLMKAMQEGGPVNAVKFCNAQAMELTDIYSTKYSTEVKRVSDKNRNPKNEPNAKELDVLADFKRLLEAGEPVLPKVAIDAEGHKNFYAPIFTGGMCLTCHGNPKNMQPELVSELDSLYPNDKARGYSVDELRGIWSIKFKNS
- a CDS encoding rhodanese-like domain-containing protein, translated to MKYIAQISTVFFMALVMVSCSNGQNKASADGSIAENVNVEEFAKHLDGAQVVDVRTPAEWNEGIMEGANMFNIYEPSFETNLAKLDKEKPVAVYCKVGGRSGQAMAKMKELGFKEVYNLKGGMDAWKSAKKPTVKP
- a CDS encoding sulfite exporter TauE/SafE family protein — its product is MTIVGWIMAVVIGMTLGLLGGGGSILTVPVLVYLLDIDPVAATGYSLFIVGLTALVGAGGYFKQGFVDLKTALVFGASSIVAVYFARKVLVPAIPEEIFQIGDFILTRNMGIMALFAVMMVAASYSMIRGRSESSKAVVGIKYNYPLLLIEGLIIGVLVGMVGAGGGFLIIPALVILSNLPMKSAIGTSLTIIAVNSLIGFLGDVQNQAIDWKFLLIFSGLSVVGIFIGTKLSSFVPGDKLKPAFGWFVLIMGIYILGKELLF
- a CDS encoding c-type cytochrome, with the translated sequence MNYRKRIPKWLWGVFFLLVASCQTDEPVPYQLAIPNWFPELGIPAENQLTQARIDLGRKLFYEPLLSSDSSVSCSSCHQIGKAFTDGFPISLGVNDALGMRNAPTLANIGYAPHLFFDGGVATLELQSQAPIFSPTEMNFTIAGFLERIADDDEYKRMFAEAYGREPDAFGISRAIASFERTLLSGNSRFDQYEYQGIANSLSASEIRGKNIFFSNEASCTSCHEPPLFTNYAYENIGLYLNYADSGRARISHLEEDKGKFKVPSLRNVELTAPYMHDGSLQSLEEVVHHFNSGGAGHPNQSPDVKPLNLTEQQKIDLVAFLRSLTDQSFVSDPQFGDPN
- a CDS encoding cytochrome-c peroxidase; amino-acid sequence: MFKLKILFFCVVVLVLSACNQDDPNEPYVTTPYELVIPQGLPPMAQFIPADNAMTVEGVALGRKLFYDPLLSGDNTMACATCHPQEHGFSDPRQFSVGIDGSVGNRNAMAIINLGWNQFGFFWDGREATLEDQALKPVTNPIEMNTTWPEVEAKLNANEEYKLLFKQAYDIDNIDSLSVAKAIAQFERTLISGGSRFDQWYNQQAIQLTEQELHGFVLYNGEGADCFHCHGLGGFITDNKFHNNGMDVDFSADEGRYLVTGDDSDKGHFRTPTLRNIEMTAPYMHDGRFFTLEQVVDHYSEHILQSATIDPLMELVANGGAQLTVQDKQDLIAFLKTFTDQGFIQNPDFSDSNP